The region TCAGTGGAGCTCCTCTCAGTCTGAGCAGGGATGGCTAATGGTTTCTTGCAGATGGCCACCCTTCGTTTTGGAGCTATGAGCTTGGTTATGGCAGAAATTTTAGATCTAGCTCCAAGTCGCTGAGGCCTCTGAGAGGGACGTTTTTGGATAGATTCAACTGTTTCAGCCACTGAGGATTGTGGAATGAAGTCTGGATCATGGCTCTGATCATCACCAGCTGGCACTGGATCATCCTCTTGATTTTCCACTGTGGTCTCCTCTGAGTGATGCTCACTTATGTGCTGCTGAAGGGTGTCTACTGAAGAAAAAGCCACTAAACACTCAGCACAGCTAAAGGGCATGGTGGTGCATTCCTCTGGAGCCTGATTAAGATTTTCTCCacttttgctttgcttttggtGACGCAGAAGGTGCCTGGTCAGGTCGTTGTACTGGCCAAAGCACTtctgacacacagtgcagaCGTATGGACGTAACCTTTCATGGACAGTCACCTTGTGTTTTTTGAGGGATGCATCATTTGTGAAGTTCTTACCACAGTCTGAACAATTGGATTGGGATGTTTCTGCCTCTCCTGCAGAAGTATTCTCCGTTTCCATTACATCCATAGCTCCTTGTAGATTCtcactttcattcatttcctttGTTTCCTGTGCTACAGCTGGATCCGCAGTGTTAAAAAGTTCAGACCTCTGTGTCAAGCTCTCGTTCTTCTCACTAAGAATTTTGTTCTGATTAGGAACAATGTATGCCTCTTTTATCACAGCCGGCTTTCTGTGAACTAGCTGGTGTCTGATTAAGCCAGATGCCTGGCTAAAACTCCGCCTGCACTGTGGGCAGCAGTAGGGACGTTTGTTTGAGTGGACGCAAAGCTTGTGCCTCCTGAGGTGAGGTATTTGCTTGAAAATCTTCCCGCAATCACCACATGTATTGGATGTGACAGGATCAACAGATAATACCACCAGAGATGCTGCAGAGTGACCTGAGTCAGCACTGGAAGTGGGATTTTCAGGTTCAACTGCCTCAGCGGCTGGTGTTGAACAGTCCCCTTTAGGCTGTATGTGGAAGTATTCTGTATGTCGCTGGAGGAAGGCCTCTGTAGTGAAGGACAGCGGACAGTGGGAACACAGGAAGATCTGAGATGTCGCAGTTGTATTAGTCTCTACAATTTAGAGGAGAAGGGGAAAAATTATGTCAACATAAACTGACCAGATTGGACCAGAAAATAATATTGCATTGTAAGAATTTTCCGGTTTCCAGTGACATTTTTATTGacaaaagtcaataaaaaaacaactacaaatatcacatttttcatGACTAGTGAAACTTAGGTAGTAAACGTACCTGTTGCATTCAACTTCATCAACCACACCTGGGTCCAAGCTTCACTAAAATGGGTGAGAAGTTTGCTGCTGGGCCACACCATGAGCTCATCTCCAGGGTGTATGGTGCGGCAGCAATGAAAAAGGATGCTACCTTTGTACTGGACTGCCAGCAAATTCGTCTCGTCTTTATTACGAGCACAATTGACGTACCTGTAAGAAGTGAGACAGTAAAAAATATTAAGTGGAACAACAGACAGTGAATATAAACATGGACAGATTTTTAGATACAACATCATTTGCAATATGAAGTGAGATACCATAAGGTTAACTATGAAACACAAAAAGCATGTCTAAAACACTGACGTTCTGACAATGGAAATGGGTTATACTTTCAGACTACAAATTCAAATCTTACCTACTGAAAGCACTAGACACGAGGCACAAGACTGGGTCTTGGTGTGGTTGTGAGTAAAAGCTTACCACCTGGCTACTCTAGTTACTGACTCGGTCTCTTGTGTGTATGACTGCTCAacctggatgtgtgtgtgattgtttacCTTCATCACTTTCAGGCACCTGGATTCAGTCATTTTACACGACAGCGGTAACAGCAATTCTGCCTGGAAAACTGAAGTCCAGTCTTCCAGGAAATTGAGCAAGTGATTTATTCATTTGGTCAATTTCTGTAGCTGCCAAATTCAGCTGCATTGTTAGCTCATTTTAATTCTCTATGTTAATGCTGTTTTCTGGCACAGCCTAATGCACAGCCTGGCGTCCTAATGGGGGTTTCTCAATTAACAGTCTTGCCtgcgtttttattttttctttctgatcGTCAAAGCCTGTTTATAGGTGTTGAGGATACCAAtgaatatgtgaaaaaaagttgtatgaagCTTtgtgtggctccagagggagccgataaattgcctcaagtgacatAATTTGAGTCAGTAGGGGCTAAAgacctgctcctcatctctgcttgaggctagcagcttgaggctacattagctgctactagcataacacacccgaatctctgactgaactgttggcggtcgagttgcattgtgggtgactgtaggcgccaggttttgacgaGGAAGAAGAACGTGTGGAATAAAAGGGACGATATCTCTGATTCTGCTGCTTCgagtttgattatttttttaagcagtCCATTGTGAGTCTGAATGTTATAGAAGTGCATGTTATAGAGTACTCCTTTAAATGAATTCTGAGACcaaaagagacacagacaaacacagccaCAATAGTAGAATTCAATACATTACCTCATCCAGTTTGAGTGTGATTCTCTGGCAGCATCAATATACTCATACTCCTCTTTTCCTTTGTAAATCTGCAGCAAATGAGAATATTTTCAAGACAAAATACGCAcgtataacaataacaacaagaaGAAGTATTTAGAAAGGAGAAATCTCAACTACAAGTCAAGACTCAATGTCACTTTTATCATTTTTCAGTTAAACATATCCAAGCTCACCTCCCAGGAGAAGTCACTTGCCATGGCATTTTCTCTTGTTGTCACTTCCCCCTCATATGGTCCAAAATGCATTCCTGGAGACACGATTGGTCCGTGATTTATGACTCCAACGCCTGCATTGGGAATGCTAGATCTGCCAATCATCAGGCCATAGGGAAGAGTGAGGAGGGCCCTCTGGGGGACGCCCATGCTCGTTGGAAAGTCAAGAACAAAAGATGGGCCATTAATGTTAGCGGGATCACTCTGGTCCTGGAAGAGAGTCAGACACTCCTCACAAtctagaaaatgtaaaaaaaaggcagaaaacaaGAATATAGCAATTGAACTTCATACTTATCAGTATAAAACCACTTATTATTTAACACATGTAGATATTACTAGCATGCACATTAATATCAGAATCAATGACATCTcaaaatcacttctcaaaacgcatcaaaagctttttattaatgctagcacactgttttatttacaacatGTCTCATCACtttattatcattgtttttatcttacattattgttgggtttttttttccattttatttttgttaatattttaactgtgattttatttagctcattgcagtcctgaaatgtttaaatCCTGGTCCAACCacataaagcactttgtaactttgttttgacaagtgctgtataaataaagttgaattattattattacatggcacatttaaatgtcattccatctaaaataaaaactttaactATGGCACCTTGTTGGGAAATAAAGTACACCCAAGGCTTCTGTAAGTTTCAGATGTGTAGCTCAAGTGGATGATAGtaagtttaaacatttgatctattgttacTGTGCCATATTTAGATCACATTCTTccttattttagtattttagtaTGCACTGTGTGGAACCCGGCTGGTTCaatgtattttcattaatgGAAAGGCAATTTCAGTCATAAGAGGAATTTAACAACAATGTTAATGCCATACATGACATTTcgttcattttctgtctttggtTTGTGGTTCTCCAAGTTTTCCAAGATAATGTGGGAACTTTGCATTAAGTCCAAGTTTGCTGTGAATATAACTAGAATGTCTCTTGCTTACAGAAGCCACCATCACCCTCTGGGTTATCTCCATGCCCCACAGTGTCCAGTAACCTCTGGATTGGCGTTTCTGCTGGCTCCAAAACCGGTATCACTAGAAGAACAAAGACACTACTTTAGAAACTTATATATGAAAACGTCACATCACCAGTTTAAATGTCAAACGCAATGAAATACGGAAACGTATCATACCTGCAGGAGTGTTGTGTTCAGGGGGTAGACACTCCTCTGTTACAACAACCTCCTCGGTTGTCTCAACCCACTCCACACCGTTGCCCCTGCCCGACATGAGTGCAGACTCTGTGGAGATTTGATGGAAACTATTAACTAGCAGTCTTTATGACAGCTgctcacacagatacacacaaaacGCTAAAACAACAGCTAGGCAGCTAACGCTAGCACGTTACCCTAGCTCGCCAGCAACCATTTAACTGGCTAACATTATATTTCATACACATGGGGAAGAACCGTTGATAAGATTAAGTGGAAAGAGTGCTGTCAGGTTAGTCTGTTATGGCTAATAAGACAGCATTATCACAGATATCCGAGAGTTAACAACGTTAACTGCTATGTGGCTAACACAGATGCATCCGCAAGATGAAGACTAGCATAACAATTTCCAGTTAATACTTTCTACATTAATGCATATTAACCTTTGCACCTACTCGAATCACAGCGGCTATATTCCTCGGACTGTTTTGCTAACTACAGTACCAAAGTGGTTTTAGCTGTTGCCATATGGTCTTCCAAAACTATCCAAGACCGAAAGATGGCTGTAAGACGCTTCCCCGGAAGTACATAAATCCCACTTTGACTTTCAGCATAATGTTCCACATTTAtgtcttttcaaaataaaagtggtAAGTTAAtaattagttattagttagtAGTTAGTTATTTGCGGTTTATCCACTATCGCAATCGTTCACAGTATTTTCCCATTGAGACCAACTAGCAACATTGAAGCGAAACATATGACACAATACCTAACTACTTTGCTTAAATCACTGACTCATATTTCATGTAAAGATTTCCTTCATCGCTCCGTCTTACAACGGCGCCGCTGGTGTAGTGGTATCATGCAAGATTCCCATTCTTGCGacccgggttcgattcccgggCGGCGcacatgttttgtttcaggCTGACAACAATATTCAACGTGATTAACATGATTCAATTAAATTGATAAAAGCAGGGTTACCTACAACGCCTTATCTATCTACAGCATATTGTTCAATAAATTCACAAAATGATACTcagttccaagaacaatttTCAGGAAGATAGATTGAAATACACACCAACTAAAACATTAAGATTTAATAACATAGGCTACATCCAAGTAGGTGAAAATAACAGACgcgtatatataaataaagcaacaatgaacaacaacataatgtctatatacaagtcgagctgttctgtaaattgtaaacaagtGCTggaacaaaaatataataaataatgattaTGTAATAggttactttatatacatgatGTAGGTGGATATGCATACCATGTGtacatgtctatatacagtatatacagcgtCCTTGGCTTTATACttaacaatgatgatgatgatatgtacatgtaaaaaaaactgtgtatttaaactataa is a window of Siniperca chuatsi isolate FFG_IHB_CAS linkage group LG20, ASM2008510v1, whole genome shotgun sequence DNA encoding:
- the prdm9 gene encoding histone-lysine N-methyltransferase PRDM9 codes for the protein MSGRGNGVEWVETTEEVVVTEECLPPEHNTPAVIPVLEPAETPIQRLLDTVGHGDNPEGDGGFYCEECLTLFQDQSDPANINGPSFVLDFPTSMGVPQRALLTLPYGLMIGRSSIPNAGVGVINHGPIVSPGMHFGPYEGEVTTRENAMASDFSWEIYKGKEEYEYIDAARESHSNWMRYVNCARNKDETNLLAVQYKGSILFHCCRTIHPGDELMVWPSSKLLTHFSEAWTQVWLMKLNATETNTTATSQIFLCSHCPLSFTTEAFLQRHTEYFHIQPKGDCSTPAAEAVEPENPTSSADSGHSAASLVVLSVDPVTSNTCGDCGKIFKQIPHLRRHKLCVHSNKRPYCCPQCRRSFSQASGLIRHQLVHRKPAVIKEAYIVPNQNKILSEKNESLTQRSELFNTADPAVAQETKEMNESENLQGAMDVMETENTSAGEAETSQSNCSDCGKNFTNDASLKKHKVTVHERLRPYVCTVCQKCFGQYNDLTRHLLRHQKQSKSGENLNQAPEECTTMPFSCAECLVAFSSVDTLQQHISEHHSEETTVENQEDDPVPAGDDQSHDPDFIPQSSVAETVESIQKRPSQRPQRLGARSKISAITKLIAPKRRVAICKKPLAIPAQTERSSTEPPAARNGKLTKYKWFSCNRCKRTYGNPDDLKAHKCTLRQHKCGQCGATFNKFGFLKRHEQMVHVKAKSYSCERCGKVLTTSGNLKQHQKSKTCMKYHCTSELFPCSFCQFSFTMKSYLIKHIKRHHPVEFLSHCDSDSLMDQLEEEEGEKECICPHCGKRCASAKAFKSHTCFQQVKVLYLCTDCGKGFSNHYGLKQHQRIHTGEKPYNCPHCSKSFSYTGQLNVHLRTHTGEKPYLCTHCGESFRQSGDLKRHERKHTGVRPYSCPECCKSFSRPQSLKAHQMLHLGQRMFKCTQCGKSFSRNYHLRRHHQKMHL